GCTCATATGTTGTCAAAACTCCGAATTACAACAACACATATCAGTGTGTATAGACAGGCCTAACACATGACCAagtacaaggggcgatcaaaaactttcTGAGGGCGTTGCTTaccgtatatgcaacgtagagcgACTCCGATACGGATATGTAAGCACCGAAATGTAGTCAAAGGATTAGGATGGTATTCGTGTCTTCCCGACGTGCGTGCGGTGaacgtggaaacgtgaactatggcgatgttatcaCCAAATGCATTCACACAGAACTAATGTGATGTTATTCTTTTTCTTGCCTTCCTAGGGTCAAACACCTGTAGACAACTATctgagaatgaagaacgtgtaagTGGTAGCACGTATGTCGGAAACCATTGTTGTGGAATACTGCGTCAAATTGCGTCCTAGTCGCGATGCGACACAAGACGCTGGTCGatggtcgatctgggaggccagcctctaAGAACTTGGTCTCTCCATCCCTGTGGAATGGTACTGAGCAATACTGGTGAAATTAGGCAGTGCAATTAAGGCGAAACTGAGACAAGGGATGttcctgcttcatgataacgcacgcacCCATATAgaaaatgtcgtaatgcagaagttcCGTCAACTGAAGCGGGAGACAATGGAGCTCCCGCTATATATTCgtgatctctccccacgcgattatgACGCCTTCGGTCCTTTAAGAAAGGTCTTGAATGGCCGACGATTCCTGTGGGACAAGggcgtgcagcaggcagttacggacttgttCACGCACCAGGACACGGTGTTCTACCAAACGGAAATCTTCAGCCCGGTGCGACGGAGGGACGATTGCCTCAACGCTCACGGCGCTTTTGCGTGATTGGCATAGCGACTCTAGACTGTacagccttcgaatggaaactttttcatCACTTCTTATACTGCTTCTACACTACATAAACAAGGTCACGTGATGCACCCATTGTTAAGTTACTTAGAGCATGAAATCGAAATGAAATATGATACTTATTAACATTATGCTTCAAATTGTGAAAAGTTTTGCTAAATTCTCGATAGAGCACAGAGAACAATCTCTTACAACTGTCATGCACGCCACCGAAAAAATTTGCAGCCAAATTTGTTCCGTGTGATATGGAGCTCACGACTGAGAGTGCCCACCGGTGGGGAAGGTCTACTCTTGCTTAACAGAGACGTTGTCTGGCTTGTTTGTTTTGGCGACCGTAACCCTTTCACCTTCGCTGGCATCTCGCTCATGCTGGATGGCAAGTGTTGGCGGCGGGAAAGCGCGCCTGTGGACAGGTGACAGTGGTCCGTGACGcaagccgagccgagccgagcctaGTCGAGCCGAGCCGCGCGGCCAACCGGTTCCCTGTGCGACGTGCGGCCTCTGCTACTGTACGTATAAGGCCACTGGGTGCCCGCGTTCGCAGCAGTCACAACAGAGGGGCCGGCGTCCTTATGGACTGGTAGGGAGACCACGGCTCCAAGCCACCAACTGGGCGGAAACTCAACCAGTCGGCAACAATCTCTGTGTACAAATCTCTTCCCGTATCGAATGCAATACTTTGTTTCGTGTTTCAAACGCTCAGGGTCAAAATCATACAGGTCGTAGGGCAGTGGTTTCCCAAACTTCCTGACATCATTACCGCTGAACAAGATCATGAATGGGTTTTCTAAGAGAATCAGCAGCGTGGTTACTAGTCCTTTTTTATCTTTATAATTAATAGGCCAACAGTGTTTAACGAGCAATGTAGCAGAGAGTCGGATCAGCCAGCGGCTGTCATGTGAAAAGACTTACGGAGAACAGTGAGCCGCgcaaagtggccgcgcggtttgaggactcatgtcacggattgcgcggccactcccgccggaggttcgaagcatcccttgggcatgagtgtatatgttgttcttagcataagttagtttaagttggtttaagtagtgtgtaagtctagggaccgatgaccttggcagtttggtcccttaggaattcacacacattaagaACAGTGAGCAGATAATATCGATAGAAAACAATGCAGGTCATACAGAGGTAAAGATAGAGCAGCGGAATCAAGTGTGCGGCCGAAGGTTCCTGTAGAATATGAGTTGGCGGTTGAAGATGTACCTCATGCTATACCGATATCAGGAGAGGATACATATGCTCCACCTCCCTCCCTACAATGATAATGACCATTTGTAAAACGGTACTCACATGCGCTCTAATTCATTCAGTGCATTAACCATGATACTGATTTCTCCCATAGTACATAAATATTTTTCTAGAATGAGCACATTTGCTAACCGTCATTATACGGTGTGCGCGCTAACCAGCCATTCGTGTGCTTTGTGCTGATTGGCAGAGAACCGTAATCCATTGGCGGCACTGTAAATTGTATACAATATTGTGCGAATTGCATGGGTTGGGCGCCTCAGTTTATTTTCAGTAAGTGAGTGCATATCTAGGTGCGTGTATACTTATTACTGAACAAATCTGGTACTATATACTCgtggcaattttatttatttccagagAATGATGATTAACCAATTTTTCCTGAGGCCGCTTTCTGCATGTTTGAATAAAGGTGCAGGGCGAGTGTTTGAGTACAGCTAATAAAGCTAATAAAGCTCTCGAGTTGcacagtaaatttaatttcattcttttcatCTCATAATTCCACACGCGAAGTTAACCAGTGAAACTAATATACGTTAGCTTTCGGTACGTGCCTATACAGTCATCTCAACAGTGGAAAGACGACACAGCAGTGTGCTTCGACAGTTCAGAATACTCGATAGAGTCAAGCTATTCCCTGTTAGGAAGCTACATAGGCTTAGAGTTGTAATGTGGCGCCACGCAAGCGGTTTTCGAGCAGTTATGACGACACgaacatgaggacaacacaacatgaggacaacacaacatgaggacaacacaacatgaggacaacacaacatgaggacaacacaacatgaggacaacacaacatgaggacaacacaacatgaggacaacacaacatcaggacaacacaacatcaggacaacacaacatcaggacaacacaacatcaggacaacacaacatcaggacaacacaacatcaggacaacacaacatcaggacaacacaacatcaggacaacacaacatcaggacaacacaacatcaggacaacacaacatcaggacaacacaacatcaggacaacacaacatcaggacaacacaacatcaggacaacacaacatcaggacaacacaacatcaggacaacacaacatcaggacaacacaacatcaggacaacacaacatcaggacaacacaacatcaggacaacacaacatcaggacaacacaacatcaggacaacacaacatcaggacaacacaacatcaggacaacacaacatcaggacaacacaacatcaggacaacacaacatcaggacaacacaacatcaggacaacacaacatcaggacaacacaacatgaggacaacacaacatgaggacaacacaacatgaggacaacacaacatgaggacaacacaacatgaggacaacacaacatgaggacaacacaacatgaggacaacacaacatcaggacaacacaacatcaggacaacacaacatcaggacaacacaacatcaggacaacacaacatcaggacaacacaacatcaggacaacacaacatcaagTCCCCGAGAGGTGAAAATCACCgacccgactgggaatcgaacccgggtccctttggCTGGCAGTCTGCTGCGCTGACCCTACAGCTTCTGAAGCGGATGACATAAGGGAAACTGCCCATCGcaagccccccccctcctcccctccgatTTAGTAgcaagatggcccagtggacagcccatcaaaaactgaacacagataaagcatgaaaacaggaatgtggtgtactgaaCAGTGgggaaaataaaagcaaaatagaaagagtgaaaGGCCTAAGGAgatgaagtgcaatatagagcaccCTGTAGGAGCAACGGCGTCTTGGTTAAATAGTCATAGTGATTGACTGCCAAGCGGACTAgccgttaacagaatcttccgttggttcttggtagaacaacattataataaatgaaaagcaccagtttgcttttgttctatgagggtaatcccaaaagtaaggtggtcttttttttataactacagaactctgttcgtgtggcagttggtcacactgttataaagagtgcttcacgcgcagtGTGTAAACATGcatacgccgcgctgaggcgctgtcttggcttagcagccgttgagaatggagctcccgttggatgttgccgccaagtgcgaattgcgcgcagttatcggtttttgaacgcaaagggcactgcgccgattgaaatccatcgccaattgacggaaatgTATAATGATTCGTGCATGGGTGTcacaaatgttcgtaagtggtgtagagagtttgcagctggtcggaccgtcaatttctgaggagacagtgttgaaggttgtgcaaagcatgcgtgaagatcggcggatcaccctggatgatctctgcacgttggttcctgaggtttcccgaagcaccgctcacagaattttaacagaaacattgaactaccggaaggtgtgcgcaagatgggtgccacgcatgctaaccgaggaccacatgcggcaacgatttgacgcttcccgcgcatttcttcaccgccttgcagccgaacaggacaactttctggactcaattgtcacgggtggtgaaacctgggcataccactttacacctgagaccaagcaacaatcacgccagttcctAACTcttaacagcatggcggcgagatggTATAACATGAGCATACAAAATCTGCCACAACgtctgcaaaaatgcatcgacagaaatggtgattatgtcgcaaaatagctaaatgttcaagctgtaaactgacataaaccattgtagaaatacacatgtctatgtacttataaaagaaataggagaccttacttttgggatcaccctcttacaatatttcttttattgtgttaaccggttttcggtttgcaaggccatcttcagacatttacgagccgtgttcaaaactcTTCGTGTCATTTGCTTTCTTGTTTTCGTTGTTCGCTGTATTCAAGTTTGTGTCTGTGTCGCGGTGTAACGTCcgtctgcaacagcgaggtgtaaagattggacctataatgacagttcattctgcacaactactctgttagcagccgaaaggaagtggctttcgaatgggaaccgaaaacgtttgatgaCACGGCGACAAGTCAACTGAATCCTAAACCGAAAAACACGTCTGGTATGTCAGTGTCATATGATACGCATCCCTTACCGACATACCTAATTCTGACGTCTGTTCAgtaagtgagatatgcctccttgctcgatttaggcgttcgtatgaatgtgaatgtgatcactcccatggAAATGATGACAAGATAATAGTttgtcacaaactgcaacaaatgaacgcaacagtttcacaattgctatgaattttttcgtttacctaacacatgaaactgtttgtatacgatgtattcaaatggctctaagcactatgggacttaacatctatggtcatcagtcccctagaacttagaactacttaaacctaactaagggtttaaaggacatcacacaatacccagtcatcacgaggcagagaaaatccctgaccacgccgggaatcgaacccgggaacccgggcgcgggaagcgagaacgctaccgcacgaccacgagctgcggacagcgatgtattgtctagtgtaaatatgtattgtaaatagtatgtttaaattatgtaatacattggcaagtcagggcatatttagttaacgttgagattgttttgtcgtgccgctgggcgcgggagcgcgccagcgggcagtcgtagcagtgacgccgtgctcggagtaagacgtacagtcgagtgctgctattcctagctgtgttacatctaatggCTAGTGTgcggatctaagtacgacgggaaagtaatggtcggaatatctggaagcatggccgggcaagttattatggattaataggcatagtgctgaagaaacgagggcttaaatgtgaagcgctctgtgggcccaagtcgcaacagtaaatgcccgctgccacattgtgtcgccgccttggacttccgtcgatccaccgacaacgagggaagtaacaTCTATGTAATTtttgtaggataaaattgtagaaggcttgccagtgtctgaagttgaacaattaataacaagcactttataatcgaagtgttgcagttacattccacccgacaacaCCACGAAGTAGGTTCCttccgagtgtgtcacgccattatcaagagaaaatatgttaattatcaaattatttgcatagacggtgaatagtaaatttcagactgttttgaacgattggttatcgcagttaattgttgcacttaataagcttacgccaaccgcaGTAACTTagtaatagactgaagtaataaacttgattattaagatttatttcaatgcatattcagctgaagttagttcaaggatattacATGAAACTATAAAGGTTATTCCACCGGACTATTAATGAATTATcattattcaaaacatagttaattattggcaatatatttcattatcagtagattaaattgtgcaaagtacgtaattctaaagacagaatgacagtccataattcaaaatctcgatagatgattatctgtgttgtcagcattgcacttagctggcaaattatgaacaaaataattatcaaaatacttactGAAAGTTAGCCATTAaagtttaagtgtagttagattgttatgacattattttatatgactactgagcctgacacagaaGTTACCTAAAAGTTCCCGTTCCATCTGCTGCGCTACAAactggtaaactttatttttgacacattattcacgtacttaacagtatcGTCGCTCATCAGTTCAGCTGACGaccgatttttaattgcttttacaacttaatcacttctttcggcaaaatttccattggcaaaatttatttccaaattatttccattatttcatttaccgatcgttattgaatgaaattactcattcaataacggtCAAGTTATGACGTCTCCTGTTTTCCgctgaataatcattatttacttcggattcggatgccttatccagacacgggtcaaaattcataattcacggtcattgttaacttgtaatttcgcaaatgcCGGGAAGCAGGGAGGTGTTATAAAATCACTGTGACAAGGGAAACAGTGTGTATCGTGAAGAAATTGCTTGCAACCAAGAGTCATCGAAGGACAGATTGGCAGTGCTGTAGGAGGAAGACGACTTGAATTGCTGGATAAGATAACAAATGGACGAGTGAAGCCGAGGCACAGAAATGAGTCTAGTGGGCAGATATGCTGGAGGAGAAGAATTAATGTTACGGTCACCGTGTGTTCCAACGGCTCGGCTCCGCCGTTCACCGCTGCAGCTACTGTGGACTCGGCTGCAGGGGGCAGTCGCGTGAGCGAGGCAGCCGGTAGGCGGGATCGGGCAGGAGTTGCGCCGCGGCTAATAGCGGGAGTGTGGACGCCGTAATTATGAATCACAGCTGAGGCGGGCCTGCACGCCGCCGACCGGGCTCCGCAATCAAGCCCGTATGCAAATTGAAAATGTTTTCGGAATCAATAAAGCCATTACGGAATACCCGAGCGAGCGGTTATCGAGCCCGGCCAGAGCCCCGTAGACAAACACGAGGCGGCTGGGCCCCTCGGCCAAAGCACGCAGCCCAGTTCTGTTCACAATGCGTCCGATGTCATTTCTCTGCAGGGCTTCGTAAACAACTGTGTAGCTCTTCCGTTGCTCTCGACGCAGTGCAGCCAGGAACGTTGTTTCCACAAGACGGAGAAACACCGCTCGTGAGGCACCTTTCCTTTGAGTAACAGGCAACTGAGGAAGATATTGGGGATTTATTAGAGTGCTGCGCGACTGGTAGTTATGAACTGCGCCTTCTAAGGTTTCTCTGAAACCTACTACACTTGGAACAATCCATACACTCAAGAAGGCCACAGCCAATTCCTTTCACTACCTTTATTCAGGTTAGTTAAGCAGACACTAaacgtaacaataataataataataatacgtaataataacaataataataaacaataataaataaacccagtggaggcccgggaaaagaataggcctccggtatgttctgccaatcgtaaaaggcgacgaaaagaacaaaccactaagaGGGCTAACccaccttttagtgtgattagttggttcaggacagaactaaagaagcctcggacaagcgccgtcatggtcggggacgacgtttgaaccctatgcccgcccacattggtaacgacactgctagccaactggaataTGATTTAAATCTAAATaggggtgttttgcaggatatgcttcctgcgaccaccatagaaggaaaacaaagacagaggatgagatggtcagatgaagttaatcgacacctcatgttccgttattaccaagcaacaaacctaggaaccaacacaactggatacagatcacaagtatacacaaaatttattatcagatacccagaattaaaatttttaacagaacaacgactagctgatcagatccgtgtaataatcaaaaataataggataccccagtcagaattagaaaacatcaaacaacaagtacaacaaatactggaacaaaataatttgcaatcagaagaagaagaaaatacagtaatggactcaaacatcccagagcaaacaaacaaagaacaacacgcatcaattaaacaatcggaggaaaacgaaatcttaagacagccaccagaacaagcacaaacacactcctggaaatggaaaaaagaacacattgacaccggtgtgtcagacccaccatactcgctccggacactgcgagagggctgtacaagcaatgatcacacgcacggcacagcggacacaccaggaaccgcggtgttggccgtcgaatggcgctagctgcgcagcatttgtgcaccgccgccgtcagtgtcagccagtttaccgtggcatacggagctccatcgcagtctttaacactggtagcatgccgcgacagcgtggacgtgaaccgtatgtgcagttgacggactttgagcgagggcgtatagtgggcatgcgggaggccgggtggacgtaccaccgaattgctcaacacgtggggcgtgaggtctccacagtacatcgatgttgtcgccagtggtcggcggaaggtgcacgtgcccgtcgacctgggaccggaccgcagcgacgcacggatgcacgccaagaccgtaggatcctacgcagtgccgtaggggaccgcaccgccacttcccagcaaattagggacactgttgctcctggggtatcggcgaggaccattcgcaaccgtctccatgaagctgggctacggtcccgcacaccgttaggccgtcttccgctcacgccccaacatcgtgcagcccgcctccagtggtgtcgcgacaggcgtgaatggagggacgaatggagacgtgtcgtcttcagcgatgagagtcgcttctgccttggtgccaatgatggtcgtatgcgtgtttggcgccgtgcaggtgagcgccacaatcaggactgcatacgaccgaggcacacagggccaacacccggcatcatggtgtggggagcgatctcctacactggccgtacaccactggtgatcgtcgaggggacactgaatagtgcacggtacatccaaaccgtcatcgaacccatcgttctaccattcctagaccggcaagggaacttgctgttccaacaggacaatgcacgtccgcatgtatcccgtgccagccaacgtgctctagaaggtgtaagtcaactaccctggccagcaagatctccggatctgtcccccactgagcatgtttgggactggatgaagcgtcgtctcacgcggtctgcacgtccagcacgaacgctggtccaactgaggcgccaggtggaaatggcatggcaagccgttccacaggactacatccagcatctctacgatcgtctccatgggagaatagcagcctgcattgctgcgaaaggtggatatacactgtactagtgccgacattgtgcatgctctgttgcctgtgtctatgtgcctgtggttctgtcagtgtgatcatgtgatgtatctgaccccaggaatgtgtcaataaagtttccccttcctgggacaatgaattcacggtgttcttatttcaatttccaggagtgtagaacacgaagtgacacacatgttagatataaaaGAGAAATTtcggctgacatatatagaatacaaagacacaaatacagacattagaccatttttgcatagaccgccaaataacccacaagtcgaaacaacaataaaaactatcaacacagtcatacacaacaaaataaatgaaaatacaactatggaagagttacaactgctggtttatataggagcactcactacactaaatatacacactaggcagagatcagaactaaccaacacacagaagaaacccacaaaaccagcatggcaacacaggctacagatcagaatagaaaaactgagaaaaggcatcggacagctaacacaatttataagaaacgaaatgtcaggaaaaaaaaaaaaacgaaaaaggttaggtaacatctcgcaacaagaagcgatagagcaattagatgaaaagaagcagaaattacaagcattggccaaacaacttagaagatacaaaaaaaagtgaaaatagaaggaaacaaaaccaaacattcaacacaaaccaaaagaaattttaccagataatagataacacacacattaaaatagacaatccaccaagcataacagacatggaacacttctggagcaacatatggtcaaacccggtacaacataacaggcatgcacggtggatacaagcataaacagacacatacaagatgataccacaaatgcctgaagtgataattttgcaacatgaagtcacccaagcaattaattctactcacaattggaaagcccctggaaaagataaaatagcaaatttctggctaaagaagtccacctcaacacattcacatctaactaaattatttaacagttacattgcagacccatacacattccctgatacacttacacatggaataacttatctgaaacctaaagatcaagcagacacagcaaacccagctaaatatcgccccataacatgcctaccaagaatatacaaaatattaacttcagtcatatacacagaaattaataacacatacaacacagaacaaaattataaatgaagaacaaaaaggctgctgcaaaggagcacgaggatgtaaagagcaactgataatagatgcagaggtgacatatcaa
This genomic interval from Schistocerca cancellata isolate TAMUIC-IGC-003103 chromosome 3, iqSchCanc2.1, whole genome shotgun sequence contains the following:
- the LOC126176307 gene encoding levansucrase-like, which gives rise to MRTTQHEDNTTSGQHNIRTTQHQDNTTSGQHNIRTTQHQDNTTSGQHNIRTTQHQDNTTSGQHNIRTTQHQDNTTSGQHNIRTTQHQDNTTSGQHNIRTTQHQDNTTSGQHNIRTTQHQDNTTSGQHNIRTTQHQDNTTSGQHNIRTTQHQDNTTSGQHNIRTTQHEDNTT